Proteins co-encoded in one Bacteroidota bacterium genomic window:
- a CDS encoding ABC transporter ATP-binding protein — protein sequence MKPLLRLLPYLAQYKRTLFIGFLTVVGSNIFTILPPLYIGDAIDILEEGLQAKSIGGSDLVMYAVGIVVFFLIAGTFTFFTRQTLIVVSRHIEFDLRNDFLSHIQKLSLSFYQNTPTGDLMAHATNDISAVRNCLGPGIMYPTDTILAFAMVIAMMLRIDWELTLFAMIPLPFVSFAVYRLGKVVHKKFDERQKQYGEMTTRAQENLSGIRVVKAYVREEYETELFRTMSFEYLKKNLVLARVQSIMWPLMFLLVGLSLVITIYFGGLKVIANELSVGGLTKFLIYLTMLIWPMIAFGWVINILQQGAASMDRLAKILDTKPEVQDTKRTDHTITDIGGMIEFRNVSFTHNGAARASLSDINLIIPQGATLAVIGYTGAGKSTLVNLIPRLYDATSGEVLIDGKNVKQIPLEVLRRSIGYVPQETFLFSDSLAENISYGTDNGTEEHVRDAAEISQIARDISDFPMGYATMLGERGITLSGGQKQRTSIARAVMRKPKILILDDALSAVDTYTEEEILKRLRQIMKDRTSIIISHRISTVKDADMIVVMDDGKIVERGTHDQLVEQGGVYAELHRKQLLEQELENL from the coding sequence ATGAAACCACTGCTGCGGCTGCTGCCGTATCTTGCACAATACAAACGGACCCTTTTCATCGGGTTTCTGACGGTTGTGGGGAGTAACATCTTTACCATCTTGCCTCCGCTTTACATCGGGGATGCGATTGATATCCTTGAGGAGGGGCTTCAAGCGAAGAGTATAGGCGGGTCCGACCTTGTCATGTACGCCGTCGGGATAGTTGTTTTCTTCCTTATCGCAGGCACGTTTACATTCTTCACCCGACAAACGCTCATCGTCGTTTCCCGTCACATCGAATTCGATTTGCGAAATGATTTCCTTTCCCATATCCAGAAACTCTCACTCTCATTTTACCAGAACACCCCCACCGGCGACTTGATGGCGCATGCCACCAATGATATCAGTGCCGTGCGCAATTGTCTCGGTCCCGGCATCATGTATCCCACCGATACGATCCTCGCCTTTGCCATGGTCATTGCGATGATGCTCCGCATTGATTGGGAACTCACTCTTTTTGCCATGATTCCGTTGCCGTTTGTGTCATTCGCGGTGTACCGGTTGGGCAAAGTTGTGCACAAGAAATTCGATGAACGGCAGAAACAATACGGCGAGATGACGACACGGGCTCAAGAAAATCTCTCCGGCATTCGCGTCGTCAAGGCGTATGTTCGCGAGGAATACGAGACGGAGTTGTTCCGCACGATGAGCTTCGAGTATTTGAAGAAGAACCTGGTACTTGCCCGCGTGCAGTCCATTATGTGGCCGCTAATGTTCCTGCTGGTCGGACTTTCTCTCGTTATCACCATTTACTTCGGCGGATTGAAGGTGATTGCCAATGAACTTTCCGTGGGCGGCCTTACAAAATTTCTGATCTATCTGACAATGCTCATCTGGCCGATGATTGCCTTCGGCTGGGTGATCAACATATTGCAACAAGGCGCCGCTTCGATGGATCGTCTCGCGAAGATACTCGATACCAAGCCCGAGGTTCAGGATACCAAACGGACTGATCATACAATTACCGATATCGGGGGAATGATTGAATTCCGCAACGTTTCATTCACGCACAACGGGGCGGCTCGTGCATCGCTTTCCGATATCAACCTGATAATTCCGCAAGGCGCCACTCTTGCTGTTATCGGTTATACCGGAGCCGGCAAGAGTACGCTCGTCAACCTGATTCCGCGGCTCTACGACGCGACGTCCGGCGAGGTGTTGATTGACGGGAAGAATGTGAAGCAGATTCCGCTGGAAGTGCTGCGCAGAAGTATCGGCTACGTCCCCCAGGAAACCTTCCTGTTCTCGGATTCGCTTGCCGAGAACATCAGCTACGGGACGGACAATGGAACCGAGGAACACGTCCGCGATGCTGCCGAGATTTCCCAGATTGCCCGCGACATCAGCGATTTCCCGATGGGATATGCAACCATGTTGGGCGAGCGGGGTATCACCCTCTCGGGCGGACAGAAGCAACGGACAAGTATTGCGCGAGCCGTGATGCGCAAGCCCAAAATCCTGATTCTCGATGACGCCCTCTCCGCAGTCGATACATATACGGAAGAAGAAATCCTGAAACGGCTTCGACAGATCATGAAAGACCGGACGAGCATCATCATCAGTCACCGCATTTCAACCGTGAAAGATGCCGACATGATTGTGGTGATGGATGACGGCAAGATTGTTGAACGTGGAACGCATGATCAGTTGGTGGAACAGGGTGGTGTGTACGCCGAGCTGCACCGCAAGCAGTTGTTGGAGCAGGAACTGGAAAATCTCTGA
- a CDS encoding ABC transporter ATP-binding protein, which yields MHEEEILGKAYDASLMRRLLIYLRPYRWHVVFGIVLSVVVSGLEAVRPYFTKIAVDVNIAEKDGEGLLLTALAFLGVLLLRGVIQYFNAYLTQWIGQKTIFDLRMQVFEHLQSRSLKFYDKNPIGRLITRVTNDTEVLNEMFSSGIVMVFSDIFTIIGILTLMFTMNWQLALISLSVLPLLFYGTFLFRKKAREAYREVRIQIARINTFMQEHITGMMVDQVFNREKKSFEKFDRVNAAHRDANIKSIFYYALFYPGVDLIGAIAVGLIIWYAGVDALEGTITVGTVIAFLQFNEMFWRPIRDLSEKYNIMQTAMASSERIFKLLDDKTAINDPGHPKPFDHVSGTLKFKNVWFAYNVGPTDAETEWVLKDVSFTINAGETAAFVGHTGAGKTTITNLLCRFYDVQKGEILIDGINIKHIRQQELRKHIAVVLQDVFLFSGDISSNINLGDGTIPRDAVEQAARTVGADEFIRQLPGGYDAEVKERGATLSVGQKQLISFARALAYNPQILILDEATSSIDTETEQLIQQAIEKLLRGRTSIVIAHRLSTIQNASKIIVMHKGEIREIGTHQELLAHGGIYFKLYQLQYKDQEVRQTA from the coding sequence ATGCACGAAGAAGAAATACTCGGTAAAGCGTACGACGCCTCTCTGATGCGGCGGTTGCTCATCTACCTCCGTCCGTACAGATGGCATGTCGTTTTCGGCATCGTCCTCAGCGTGGTGGTTTCGGGACTCGAAGCCGTTCGTCCCTACTTTACGAAAATTGCTGTCGACGTGAACATCGCCGAGAAAGACGGAGAAGGCCTTCTCCTGACGGCGCTGGCGTTTCTTGGCGTTCTGCTTTTACGCGGGGTCATCCAATACTTCAACGCGTACCTGACGCAGTGGATCGGCCAGAAGACGATTTTTGATTTGCGCATGCAGGTATTCGAGCACCTTCAGTCACGTAGTCTCAAATTCTACGACAAGAACCCCATCGGCCGGCTCATCACCCGTGTCACAAACGATACCGAGGTGTTGAACGAGATGTTCTCGTCCGGAATCGTCATGGTGTTCAGCGACATCTTCACCATCATCGGCATCCTCACCTTGATGTTTACGATGAACTGGCAGCTTGCGCTTATTTCGCTCAGCGTACTGCCGCTGCTGTTCTACGGAACGTTTCTCTTCCGGAAGAAAGCCCGTGAGGCGTATCGTGAAGTTCGCATCCAGATCGCCCGCATCAACACGTTCATGCAGGAACATATCACCGGCATGATGGTGGATCAGGTGTTTAATCGTGAGAAGAAATCGTTCGAGAAATTCGATCGCGTCAATGCGGCGCACCGTGATGCCAATATCAAATCCATTTTCTACTACGCCCTCTTCTATCCCGGAGTCGATCTTATCGGTGCTATCGCCGTGGGGCTGATCATCTGGTATGCGGGCGTTGATGCGCTCGAAGGAACGATCACGGTCGGGACGGTGATTGCCTTCCTGCAGTTCAATGAGATGTTCTGGCGGCCGATACGTGATCTTTCGGAGAAGTACAACATTATGCAGACGGCGATGGCATCTTCCGAGAGGATATTCAAGCTGTTGGACGACAAGACGGCGATCAACGACCCAGGACATCCGAAACCTTTCGATCATGTCAGTGGAACGCTCAAATTCAAGAATGTCTGGTTTGCGTACAATGTTGGCCCGACAGACGCCGAGACCGAATGGGTTTTGAAGGATGTGTCATTTACGATCAATGCCGGCGAAACGGCGGCCTTTGTGGGACATACGGGAGCGGGGAAAACCACAATCACCAACCTGCTCTGCAGGTTTTATGATGTTCAGAAAGGCGAAATTCTGATAGACGGCATTAATATCAAACACATTCGTCAGCAGGAGTTGCGGAAGCATATTGCTGTTGTGCTGCAGGATGTGTTTCTGTTTTCGGGCGACATCTCCTCCAATATCAATCTGGGAGATGGAACAATACCGAGAGATGCAGTCGAGCAGGCAGCACGCACAGTCGGGGCCGATGAGTTTATCCGGCAACTCCCGGGCGGATATGATGCTGAAGTAAAGGAACGGGGCGCTACTCTCTCGGTCGGGCAGAAACAACTGATCTCTTTTGCGCGGGCACTGGCGTACAATCCGCAGATTCTCATCCTCGACGAAGCGACATCGAGCATCGACACCGAAACAGAACAACTGATCCAGCAGGCTATCGAAAAGCTGCTGCGTGGAAGAACGTCCATTGTGATCGCCCACCGGCTCTCGACAATACAAAATGCGAGTAAAATCATCGTCATGCACAAAGGCGAAATCCGCGAGATCGGAACGCATCAGGAATTGCTGGCCCACGGCGGAATTTACTTCAAATTGTACCAGTTGCAGTACAAAGACCAGGAGGTCAGGCAAACGGCATAA
- the fbp gene encoding class 1 fructose-bisphosphatase produces MNPDRESSAKFMTLERHIMEEERHHPDATGEFSGVMHALSLAVKLVWREVTKAGLVNILGKTDRMNVTGDEVKKLDEFADETIYKAMDHGGHLCVMASEENEDLLHIPDQYEYGKYVLLYDPLDGSGNIDANITVGTIFSILRRITPDGQGQLEDVLQPGYKQVAAGYALFSSSMMFVYSTGHGVHGFTLDPSVGEFLLSHENIRMPQRGAIYAINEGNYNRWEPNMKRYIDWLKTEDKADGRPYSLRYIGSLVADVHRTLMYGGIYCYPGDTKNPSGKLRLMYENNPLAYIVENAGGAASDGKQRIMDIVPTKLHQKTPLFIGSSDDVRFAEEFLAGKR; encoded by the coding sequence ATGAATCCCGACCGCGAATCTTCAGCGAAATTCATGACGTTGGAACGGCATATTATGGAGGAGGAAAGACATCATCCTGACGCAACGGGCGAATTCTCCGGCGTGATGCATGCACTCTCGCTTGCCGTCAAACTTGTGTGGCGTGAAGTCACAAAAGCCGGGCTGGTGAACATTCTCGGCAAAACAGATCGTATGAATGTTACCGGCGACGAAGTCAAGAAGCTCGACGAGTTTGCCGATGAAACCATCTATAAAGCAATGGATCACGGCGGACATTTGTGTGTGATGGCATCGGAAGAGAACGAAGATCTCCTGCACATACCCGACCAGTACGAATACGGCAAGTACGTGCTGCTATACGATCCGTTGGATGGTTCCGGCAACATTGACGCCAATATCACCGTCGGGACGATCTTCTCGATCCTGAGACGCATCACGCCTGACGGCCAGGGGCAACTTGAGGATGTGTTGCAGCCGGGCTATAAGCAGGTTGCAGCCGGGTACGCGCTGTTCAGTTCGAGCATGATGTTCGTGTATTCAACGGGCCATGGCGTTCACGGGTTCACCCTTGATCCCTCCGTCGGCGAGTTTCTCCTTTCGCACGAAAATATCCGCATGCCGCAGCGCGGGGCCATCTATGCCATCAACGAAGGCAACTACAACCGGTGGGAGCCGAACATGAAGCGGTACATCGACTGGTTGAAGACGGAAGACAAAGCAGACGGCAGGCCGTATTCGCTCCGCTATATCGGTTCGCTCGTCGCCGACGTTCACCGCACGCTGATGTACGGCGGCATCTATTGTTATCCCGGTGATACAAAGAATCCCAGCGGCAAACTGCGTCTGATGTACGAAAACAATCCGCTTGCCTACATCGTCGAGAATGCCGGCGGCGCCGCGTCAGACGGGAAGCAACGTATTATGGATATTGTTCCGACGAAGCTGCATCAGAAAACTCCGCTCTTCATCGGCAGCTCCGATGACGTGAGATTCGCCGAAGAATTTCTTGCGGGCAAACGCTAA
- a CDS encoding tetratricopeptide repeat protein, with translation MKQTGAHISFLFVVAVAGLVMMAAGCGTVEETTSEDWTNTPPISTTAQLEYRLDSLSNENRKLQQQLEVVATENTNLSARNSELETRMREAVITPRTAATTPPPSTPRSSAAFSGGYEAALSKYRNRNFQEAIDHFSSLITGGVSDDLLDNCYYWIGESYFGLKRYDEAIQQFQTVTGMTGSDKADDAQYMIGNSYLQAGNREQAREAFQKLLTLYPGSQLAGRARSKMSSL, from the coding sequence ATGAAACAGACAGGGGCTCACATATCGTTTCTCTTCGTGGTCGCAGTTGCCGGATTGGTCATGATGGCCGCCGGCTGCGGAACAGTGGAGGAAACAACGAGTGAAGACTGGACAAACACCCCGCCGATTTCAACAACGGCCCAACTCGAATACCGGCTCGACAGCCTTTCCAATGAAAACCGGAAATTGCAGCAACAACTTGAAGTTGTTGCAACGGAAAACACGAATCTCTCGGCACGCAATTCGGAACTGGAAACACGCATGCGCGAGGCGGTTATCACACCGCGCACTGCGGCTACTACACCGCCTCCTTCGACGCCAAGATCATCGGCTGCATTTTCCGGGGGGTATGAAGCTGCCCTTTCAAAATACCGGAACAGAAATTTCCAGGAGGCAATCGATCACTTCAGCAGCTTGATTACGGGGGGGGTCAGCGACGACCTGCTCGACAATTGCTATTACTGGATCGGCGAATCGTATTTCGGGTTGAAGAGATATGACGAAGCCATTCAACAGTTCCAAACTGTTACAGGCATGACCGGATCGGATAAGGCGGATGATGCGCAGTATATGATCGGCAACTCGTATCTGCAGGCAGGAAATCGTGAACAGGCACGTGAGGCTTTTCAGAAACTGCTGACGCTCTATCCGGGAAGCCAGCTTGCGGGACGGGCACGATCGAAGATGAGTTCGTTGTAA
- a CDS encoding tetratricopeptide repeat protein, with product MKNTRGFVKTLFIACVCVAFAMLVLGGCSGSKQAVPSAGASEQTGTSPRPPMHDVATQHMINGSLYEVKGEYAQAILEFQDALRYAKDPAIHYGLAKNYAALNKHSLAIESARQAVKLDPANTEYRRILAASYAQTFEFDSASAMYEEVVKRDSTNIESWFNLARLQQARNPQKALQTLEEITNRFGPQWEILLQIVELHNATGNFGKAAEAMRKMTDLDPSNLDLKQSLARAFVRANQPEEALSIYRDLRERDPENHEYAAELGGVYLMQKEYARAAKEFAVTLAQDSVNVEDKLRIGQMYFGQLEKDSTIAPYARDVFQRIQQAHPQDWRSYWFLGAIGAITRDDSLSLINFKKVTELASWNADGWVYLSSVFLEKNDFDAVVTVLESALNILPEEPRIHSILGFAYNRLGRNTEAISVLEKARTLDPKDMNTISQLALIYDGMKMYAESDSLYEDVLRVDPDNHLVLNNYSYSMSERGLQLQRALAMSKRAIEQQPDNQAYLDTYGWIHFKLGNYTEAEKWIKKAIDKGNASAVLYEHLGDVYERMNDTERALEQWGLALKLDAGNADLKEKISRFMR from the coding sequence ATGAAAAACACGAGGGGATTTGTGAAAACGCTGTTCATTGCCTGTGTATGTGTTGCCTTTGCCATGCTGGTTCTCGGCGGCTGTTCGGGAAGCAAGCAGGCTGTTCCGTCAGCGGGCGCAAGCGAGCAAACCGGGACAAGCCCCCGTCCGCCGATGCACGATGTTGCCACGCAGCATATGATCAACGGCTCGTTGTACGAGGTGAAAGGCGAGTATGCGCAGGCGATTCTCGAATTCCAGGATGCCCTCCGGTATGCAAAAGACCCCGCCATCCACTATGGCCTTGCGAAAAACTACGCCGCTTTGAACAAGCATTCGCTCGCTATCGAGTCTGCGCGGCAGGCGGTGAAGCTCGACCCCGCCAACACGGAATACCGCCGCATTCTTGCGGCATCCTACGCGCAGACGTTCGAGTTCGACTCCGCCTCCGCGATGTACGAAGAGGTTGTGAAACGCGATTCCACCAACATCGAATCGTGGTTCAATCTTGCACGACTGCAACAGGCCCGCAATCCGCAGAAAGCCCTTCAGACTCTCGAAGAGATCACCAACCGCTTCGGCCCGCAGTGGGAGATTTTGTTGCAGATTGTCGAGTTGCACAACGCGACGGGGAATTTCGGCAAAGCCGCCGAAGCAATGAGGAAGATGACGGATCTCGATCCCTCCAATCTCGATTTGAAACAAAGTCTCGCCCGCGCATTTGTCCGCGCCAATCAGCCAGAAGAGGCTTTGAGCATCTATCGTGATTTGCGCGAGCGCGATCCCGAGAACCATGAATACGCCGCTGAACTCGGCGGAGTGTATCTGATGCAAAAGGAATATGCCAGAGCTGCAAAGGAGTTTGCCGTTACCCTCGCGCAGGATTCCGTCAATGTGGAGGACAAGCTTCGCATCGGGCAGATGTACTTCGGCCAGCTTGAGAAGGATTCCACCATTGCGCCGTATGCCCGCGATGTGTTTCAACGGATCCAGCAGGCGCATCCGCAGGATTGGCGTTCGTATTGGTTTCTCGGCGCAATCGGCGCCATCACCCGCGACGATTCTCTTTCTCTCATCAACTTCAAAAAAGTCACCGAGTTGGCAAGCTGGAATGCGGACGGCTGGGTGTATCTCTCTTCGGTGTTCCTGGAGAAGAATGATTTCGATGCCGTTGTTACCGTTCTCGAATCAGCACTGAACATTCTCCCCGAGGAACCCCGGATTCATTCGATACTCGGCTTTGCGTACAACAGACTCGGCAGGAACACCGAGGCCATCAGTGTTCTGGAAAAAGCCCGAACGCTCGATCCGAAGGACATGAACACGATCTCGCAACTCGCGCTGATTTATGACGGGATGAAGATGTATGCGGAGTCCGATTCCTTGTACGAAGATGTGTTGCGTGTCGATCCCGACAACCATCTCGTGCTGAACAACTACAGCTACAGCATGTCCGAGCGGGGGTTGCAGTTGCAGCGGGCGCTGGCAATGTCGAAGCGTGCCATTGAGCAGCAACCCGACAATCAGGCATATCTTGATACGTACGGGTGGATTCACTTCAAACTCGGCAACTACACCGAGGCGGAAAAGTGGATCAAGAAGGCCATCGACAAAGGGAATGCGAGCGCCGTTCTGTATGAACACCTCGGCGATGTGTACGAGCGGATGAACGACACCGAGCGTGCGCTCGAGCAATGGGGGCTTGCCCTGAAGCTCGACGCCGGCAACGCGGATTTGAAAGAAAAGATCTCCCGTTTTATGCGATGA
- a CDS encoding DUF4292 domain-containing protein: MIRRRLCLVPVLALLVVSCAPKRSELLLNTDATPPALLLNRLEEREAKLTTLVGRGIVTFDSPEIAGSASFHSNMKKPDSLLVTLAGPFGIEVGTLFLSREKYVMYNSLENSVATGDPTGAALRSVIPFELTPEQILNAFAGVFSIPYSAKELQGYTIEDDMFFLTYSCGQNTCRYWIDPRYLVVSRFEQRDTDGNLLVEARASSFTEQDDAVAARRIRITFPQQSRQLSIAYNSLTLNAGKTDFRFSIPSNAKPRFQ, from the coding sequence ATGATCCGACGACGCCTCTGCCTTGTGCCGGTTCTTGCCCTTCTTGTCGTGTCGTGTGCGCCCAAGCGCTCCGAACTACTTCTCAACACTGATGCTACTCCGCCCGCACTGCTTCTCAACAGATTGGAAGAACGCGAAGCCAAACTCACGACGCTTGTCGGTCGGGGGATTGTGACGTTTGATAGTCCGGAGATTGCCGGTTCCGCGTCGTTTCACTCGAATATGAAGAAGCCCGATTCGTTGCTCGTGACGCTGGCGGGCCCGTTCGGTATTGAAGTCGGCACGCTGTTTCTTTCACGTGAGAAGTACGTCATGTACAACAGCCTCGAGAACAGCGTTGCCACGGGCGACCCGACGGGTGCGGCACTTCGTTCCGTTATTCCGTTTGAACTGACTCCTGAACAGATACTCAATGCGTTTGCAGGCGTGTTCAGCATTCCGTATTCGGCAAAGGAGTTGCAGGGATATACAATTGAGGATGACATGTTTTTCCTTACGTATTCATGCGGGCAGAATACCTGCCGGTATTGGATTGACCCGCGCTACCTTGTCGTGTCGCGTTTCGAACAACGGGACACCGATGGAAATCTTCTTGTTGAAGCGCGGGCGTCGTCTTTCACCGAGCAGGACGATGCCGTCGCCGCCCGGCGGATTCGCATCACGTTTCCGCAGCAAAGCAGGCAGCTTTCTATTGCTTACAATTCGCTGACGCTGAATGCGGGGAAAACGGACTTTCGTTTCTCTATTCCATCCAATGCAAAACCTCGATTTCAGTGA
- a CDS encoding peptidoglycan DD-metalloendopeptidase family protein codes for MKCALCIVMLLVLAAPAAGQDEITKRKNELQNIRKQIQDFEQRIKQQQAREKSTLDLLDSYDRKGTLLRKLIANLRADAAVLQRSIEKTKAELNQLNAQLKFLKQHYASYVKSAYKSGRVYDVELLLSSRSINQLYVRSYYLRRFTEQRRRDADKIDVKRGEVEQVQYRLQSQLAEERRLIAEKGAEEDRYTSLAADRKKILADIRKDKNTFQREIDRQKRAAKELENVIASLIEADRLKKEKRDAAVKEGVLPQPPPKTGNFESKKGKLRWPVSQGLVVAKFGNQIHPRLKTVTTNTGIDIQVKAGSPVSSVADGEVSTILWYPSYGNLLIINHYNGYRTVYTHLSEISVTEGQNVKEGDLIGRSGEAIDGPRLHFELWKEREKQNPEHWLSR; via the coding sequence ATGAAGTGCGCGCTCTGCATAGTGATGTTGTTGGTGCTGGCGGCCCCCGCGGCCGGACAGGATGAAATCACGAAACGGAAGAATGAACTGCAGAACATCCGCAAGCAGATTCAGGATTTCGAACAAAGAATCAAACAGCAACAGGCGAGGGAGAAGTCGACGCTTGATCTTCTCGATTCGTACGACCGGAAAGGAACTCTGCTTCGCAAGCTGATTGCAAATCTGAGGGCGGACGCAGCAGTCCTGCAAAGATCCATTGAAAAGACAAAAGCCGAGTTAAACCAACTCAATGCACAGCTGAAATTCCTGAAGCAGCATTATGCGTCGTATGTGAAGTCGGCGTACAAGTCGGGTAGGGTCTATGATGTGGAGTTGCTGCTTTCTTCGCGCTCGATCAATCAGCTATACGTCCGCTCGTATTATTTGCGACGATTCACCGAGCAGCGCAGACGCGATGCGGACAAAATTGACGTAAAGCGTGGTGAAGTCGAGCAGGTACAGTACCGGTTGCAGTCGCAGCTTGCCGAGGAACGTCGTCTGATTGCGGAAAAAGGAGCGGAAGAAGATCGCTACACGTCGCTCGCCGCTGACCGCAAAAAAATTCTCGCCGACATCAGAAAAGACAAGAACACGTTCCAGCGGGAGATCGATCGTCAAAAAAGGGCCGCAAAAGAATTGGAGAACGTGATCGCCAGTCTGATTGAGGCCGACCGGTTGAAGAAAGAAAAGCGCGACGCCGCAGTCAAAGAAGGCGTACTTCCCCAACCTCCCCCAAAGACAGGTAATTTCGAATCGAAAAAGGGGAAGCTTCGCTGGCCTGTAAGTCAGGGACTTGTTGTGGCAAAGTTCGGCAATCAAATTCACCCGCGACTCAAAACGGTTACAACCAATACCGGAATTGATATTCAGGTGAAAGCCGGTTCGCCCGTCAGTTCTGTTGCCGATGGCGAGGTCTCGACCATACTCTGGTATCCGTCGTACGGCAATCTTCTCATCATCAATCATTACAACGGCTACCGCACCGTGTACACGCATCTCTCGGAAATCAGTGTCACCGAAGGACAGAACGTGAAGGAAGGCGATCTGATCGGGCGCAGCGGCGAAGCAATCGACGGCCCGCGGCTGCATTTTGAATTGTGGAAAGAACGCGAGAAACAAAACCCCGAACACTGGCTCAGCCGATGA